In Roseisolibacter agri, a genomic segment contains:
- a CDS encoding LLM class flavin-dependent oxidoreductase translates to MRYGYWMPVFGGWLRNVEDEGMQASWDYVKRLAQRSEQLGYDLSLVAELFLNDIKGIEADSLEAWTAAAALAAVTQRLELMVAVRPTFHPPAILAKQAATLDQISGGRLSLNVVSSWWKDEARRYGVQFDEHDDRYARTSEWLDVLDGAWRENGFSYGGKYYRAEETVLSPKPLALPGRPRPTLYAGGESEAAKSLIAAKCDAYVMHGDPVDVIAARVADLRARREALGLPPLKFGMAAYAIVRGTETEAKRELARITTVRPDSPGFANFGDWTTNTQLERPLALQDYSVSNRGLRAGFVGTAEQVADRVRAYQAVGVDLLLLQSSPQLEEMERFAAEVMPLVGSDVRAAA, encoded by the coding sequence ATGAGGTACGGCTACTGGATGCCCGTCTTCGGCGGCTGGCTGCGCAACGTCGAGGACGAGGGCATGCAGGCGAGCTGGGACTACGTGAAGCGCCTCGCGCAGCGCTCCGAGCAGCTCGGCTACGACCTGTCGCTGGTCGCGGAGCTGTTCCTCAACGACATCAAGGGGATCGAGGCCGACTCGCTGGAGGCGTGGACCGCCGCCGCGGCGCTGGCCGCGGTCACGCAGCGGCTGGAGCTGATGGTCGCGGTGCGGCCGACCTTCCACCCGCCGGCGATCCTCGCCAAGCAGGCGGCGACGCTGGACCAGATCAGCGGCGGGCGCCTGTCGCTGAACGTCGTCAGCAGCTGGTGGAAGGACGAGGCGCGCCGCTACGGCGTGCAGTTCGACGAGCACGACGACCGCTACGCGCGCACGAGCGAGTGGCTGGACGTCCTCGACGGCGCGTGGCGCGAGAACGGCTTCTCGTACGGCGGCAAGTACTACCGCGCCGAGGAGACCGTGCTGTCGCCCAAGCCGCTCGCGCTGCCTGGGCGCCCGCGGCCCACGCTGTACGCGGGCGGCGAGAGCGAGGCGGCGAAGTCGCTCATCGCGGCCAAGTGCGACGCGTACGTGATGCACGGCGATCCGGTGGACGTCATCGCCGCGCGCGTGGCCGACCTCCGCGCGCGCCGCGAGGCGCTCGGCCTGCCGCCGCTCAAGTTCGGGATGGCGGCGTACGCGATCGTGCGCGGCACCGAGACCGAGGCGAAGCGCGAGCTGGCGCGCATCACGACCGTGCGCCCCGACTCGCCGGGCTTCGCCAACTTCGGCGACTGGACGACGAACACGCAGCTGGAGCGCCCGCTGGCGCTGCAGGACTACTCGGTCTCCAACCGCGGCCTGCGCGCGGGCTTCGTGGGCACGGCGGAGCAGGTGGCCGACCGCGTGCGCGCCTACCAGGCGGTGGGCGTGGACCTGCTGCTGCTGCAGAGCAGCCCGCAGCTGGAGGAGATGGAGCGGTTCGCGGCGGAGGTGATGCCGCTCGTGGGCTCCGACGTGCGGGCGGCCGCCTGA
- a CDS encoding ATP-grasp domain-containing protein translates to MTIAIFHEHPDWFRPLFAELERRGIPFERIDAAAHRYDPSETSVPWSLVFNRASPSAYLREARQTTFHTLHWLRHLERLGVPVVNGSQAYGLELSKATQLDLMTELGVPFPKSRVINHPSQAVAAARGLRYPVLVKANVGGSGAGIVGFNSEAELAAAADAGLLDLGVDGTALVQEQAPLRDGRITRVETLGGEYLYAIHVYPADTGFNLCPADACQTGDGVELSRNACALDAPKNGLRVERADPPREIIEAIERISRATNLDVGGIEFLVDDRDGQWYVYDINALSNFVADAVNVVGFDPFVKLVDYLEARLAGAAEPAEVAA, encoded by the coding sequence ATGACCATCGCGATCTTCCACGAGCACCCCGACTGGTTCCGCCCGCTGTTCGCGGAGCTGGAGCGCCGCGGCATCCCGTTCGAGCGGATCGACGCGGCCGCGCACCGCTACGACCCGTCCGAGACGAGCGTGCCCTGGTCGCTCGTGTTCAACCGCGCGTCGCCGTCGGCGTACCTGCGCGAGGCCCGGCAGACGACGTTCCACACGCTGCACTGGCTGCGGCACCTGGAGCGCCTCGGCGTCCCGGTGGTGAACGGGAGCCAGGCGTACGGCCTGGAGCTGTCGAAGGCGACGCAGCTCGACCTGATGACGGAGCTCGGCGTGCCCTTCCCGAAGTCGCGCGTCATCAACCACCCGAGCCAGGCCGTCGCCGCCGCGCGCGGGCTGCGCTACCCGGTGCTCGTGAAGGCGAACGTCGGCGGGAGCGGCGCGGGGATCGTCGGCTTCAACTCGGAGGCCGAGCTGGCGGCGGCCGCCGACGCGGGGCTGCTGGACCTGGGCGTCGACGGGACGGCGCTGGTGCAGGAGCAGGCGCCGCTGCGCGACGGGCGCATCACGCGCGTCGAGACGCTGGGCGGCGAGTACCTGTACGCGATCCACGTTTATCCGGCCGACACGGGCTTCAACCTCTGCCCGGCCGACGCCTGCCAGACCGGCGACGGCGTGGAGCTGTCGCGCAACGCCTGCGCGCTGGACGCGCCGAAGAACGGCCTGCGCGTCGAGCGCGCCGATCCGCCGCGCGAGATCATCGAGGCGATCGAGCGCATCTCGCGCGCGACCAACCTCGACGTCGGCGGGATCGAGTTCCTGGTCGACGACCGCGACGGGCAGTGGTACGTGTACGACATCAACGCGCTGTCGAACTTCGTGGCGGACGCGGTGAACGTCGTCGGCTTCGATCCGTTCGTGAAGCTGGTCGACTACCTCGAGGCGCGGCTGGCCGGCGCGGCCGAGCCGGCGGAGGTCGCGGCATGA
- a CDS encoding SDR family NAD(P)-dependent oxidoreductase, whose amino-acid sequence MPATAASRPLAVVTGPTAGIGREFAERLAARGHDLLLVSRDAARLHEVADALAAAHGVRAEVAAHDLTDPAEVEALAAALAARPRVDVLVNNAGFGTLGTLARTDPARQAAMIQLHCATPLRLAQAVLPGMTARAAGLIVNVCSVAAFLTGPGNATYSGTKAFLRLATDGLSAELQGTGVRVQALCPGFTRTEFHDRMGFAPTNIPRPLWMSVAAVVDASLRAADRGGPVTVIPGLRYKVLVAGWRLLPLRIASFLTRQGPRVRA is encoded by the coding sequence ATGCCCGCCACAGCCGCCTCCCGCCCGCTGGCCGTCGTCACCGGCCCCACCGCCGGCATCGGCCGCGAGTTCGCCGAGCGGCTGGCCGCGCGGGGACACGACCTGCTGCTGGTGTCGCGCGACGCCGCCCGTCTGCACGAGGTGGCCGACGCCCTGGCGGCCGCCCACGGCGTGAGGGCCGAGGTGGCCGCGCACGACCTGACCGACCCCGCGGAGGTGGAGGCGCTGGCCGCCGCGCTGGCGGCCCGTCCGCGCGTGGACGTGCTGGTCAACAACGCCGGCTTCGGGACGCTGGGCACGCTCGCCCGCACGGACCCGGCGCGGCAGGCGGCGATGATCCAGCTCCACTGCGCGACGCCGCTGCGGCTGGCGCAGGCGGTGCTCCCCGGCATGACGGCGCGGGCCGCGGGGCTGATCGTCAACGTCTGCTCGGTGGCGGCCTTCCTCACCGGCCCGGGCAACGCGACCTACTCGGGGACGAAGGCCTTCCTCCGCCTCGCCACCGACGGCCTGTCGGCCGAGCTGCAGGGGACGGGCGTGCGCGTGCAGGCGCTCTGCCCGGGCTTCACGCGCACGGAGTTCCACGACCGCATGGGCTTCGCGCCGACGAACATCCCGCGCCCGCTCTGGATGTCGGTGGCGGCGGTGGTGGACGCGTCGCTGCGCGCGGCGGACCGCGGTGGACCGGTGACGGTGATTCCCGGGCTGCGCTACAAGGTGCTGGTGGCGGGGTGGCGGTTGCTGCCGCTGCGGATCGCGTCGTTTCTCACGCGCCAGGGACCGAGGGTAAGAGCGTGA
- a CDS encoding PEP-CTERM sorting domain-containing protein, with product MRAASGTAGIITLALTIGVTAADAQSVARSSAHSAARGGDAAPSAVAAPVASRLPGALAGESPLAKVELEYLPAQAVQESDDDDERAFWPTLFGLPGSEGSGHRVGGLAIARSAGWRSYLLPGLELLQRALPSSAAARLPGAARLRLGLQGADDDVSEFEEAIGANARRDAGQSGDAHGRGAEMRALHASAHASFNRDAGSGLPGTNVPGRTESAADFDFSLGGNVDQTTAASLPVALAAVDAAAAVTVTPEPASLVLLGTGVVAWGALARRRRTD from the coding sequence ATGCGAGCAGCTTCCGGCACTGCCGGCATCATCACCCTGGCGCTCACGATCGGCGTGACGGCGGCGGACGCGCAGTCCGTCGCGCGGTCGTCGGCGCACTCCGCGGCGCGGGGCGGCGACGCCGCGCCCAGCGCCGTCGCCGCCCCGGTGGCCAGCCGGCTGCCCGGCGCGCTCGCCGGCGAGTCGCCGCTGGCGAAGGTCGAGCTCGAGTACCTGCCGGCGCAGGCGGTCCAGGAGAGCGACGACGACGACGAGCGCGCGTTCTGGCCGACCCTGTTCGGCCTCCCGGGGTCGGAGGGCTCGGGCCACCGGGTGGGCGGGCTGGCCATCGCGCGCAGCGCGGGCTGGCGGAGCTACCTGCTGCCGGGGCTCGAGCTGCTGCAGCGCGCGCTCCCGAGCAGCGCCGCCGCACGGCTCCCGGGCGCGGCGCGGCTGCGCCTCGGCCTGCAGGGCGCGGACGACGACGTGTCGGAGTTCGAGGAGGCGATCGGCGCCAACGCGCGCCGCGACGCGGGCCAGTCGGGCGACGCGCACGGCCGCGGCGCCGAGATGCGCGCGCTGCACGCCAGTGCGCACGCGTCGTTCAACCGCGACGCGGGCTCGGGCCTGCCGGGCACGAACGTCCCGGGGCGCACCGAGAGCGCGGCGGACTTCGACTTCTCGCTCGGCGGCAACGTCGACCAGACCACGGCCGCGTCGCTGCCGGTGGCGCTGGCGGCGGTGGACGCCGCCGCGGCCGTCACGGTGACGCCGGAGCCCGCGAGCCTCGTGCTGCTCGGCACGGGCGTCGTGGCGTGGGGCGCGCTCGCTCGCCGGCGCCGCACGGACTGA
- a CDS encoding LVIVD repeat-containing protein, with amino-acid sequence MRRPTILLTLVLTATLAACSSGDDGGSGTVEPPPTPGTGSNGGTSTPAAIAVVGQGVVTDRVTAEVTARGQWVYTSSWGQRYAKGNVVYVWNGAGNVPVLTDTLIIDGVGTTGDVQVSDDGSLLVVATEPRPEGSLVLYSLADPAHPRFITRYKTPNLANGVHTAQVSRVNGKLYAFAAIDPAPGAPARLTIVDLSNPSAPTEVWSQTMGQPFVHDTFVRDGLLFTANWDEGVVVWDIGGGARGGSVSAPVRMGNVVTRPSMSGQGASVHNVWWLHTDGRKRFLAVGEELTTGSTIGNSSAGDVHIVDINDLANPSSWREVAVYRVTNSGTHNFVADEARGILYAAYYDGGVRAIDVRGDLGTCTAAEKTTDGRCDLVKMGREIGVALAGSPRTREPRTGQEAPPFVWGVELTSDALWASDMMGGLFKLRPLTR; translated from the coding sequence ATGCGCCGCCCGACGATCCTCCTCACGCTCGTGCTCACCGCCACGCTGGCCGCCTGCAGCTCCGGCGACGACGGCGGCAGCGGCACCGTGGAGCCGCCGCCGACGCCCGGCACCGGCTCCAACGGCGGCACCAGCACGCCGGCCGCCATCGCGGTGGTCGGCCAGGGCGTCGTCACCGACCGCGTGACGGCCGAGGTGACCGCGCGCGGCCAGTGGGTCTACACGTCGTCGTGGGGGCAGCGGTATGCCAAGGGCAACGTGGTCTACGTCTGGAACGGCGCGGGCAACGTGCCCGTGCTGACGGACACCCTGATCATCGACGGCGTGGGGACGACCGGCGACGTGCAGGTGAGCGACGACGGGTCGCTGCTGGTGGTGGCCACGGAGCCGCGGCCGGAGGGCTCGCTCGTGCTCTACAGCCTGGCCGATCCCGCGCATCCGCGCTTCATCACGCGCTACAAGACGCCGAACCTGGCGAACGGCGTGCACACGGCGCAGGTGTCGCGCGTGAACGGCAAGCTGTACGCGTTCGCGGCGATCGACCCCGCGCCCGGCGCGCCGGCCCGCCTCACGATCGTCGACCTGAGCAACCCGTCCGCGCCCACGGAGGTCTGGTCGCAGACGATGGGGCAGCCGTTCGTGCACGACACGTTCGTGCGCGACGGGCTGTTGTTCACCGCCAACTGGGACGAGGGCGTGGTGGTGTGGGACATCGGCGGCGGCGCGCGCGGCGGCTCGGTGTCGGCGCCGGTGCGCATGGGGAACGTCGTCACGCGCCCGAGCATGAGCGGGCAGGGCGCGTCGGTGCACAACGTCTGGTGGCTGCACACGGACGGCCGCAAGCGCTTCCTCGCGGTCGGCGAGGAGCTCACGACCGGCTCGACGATCGGCAACTCGTCGGCGGGCGACGTGCACATCGTCGACATCAACGACCTCGCGAACCCGTCCAGCTGGCGCGAGGTGGCCGTCTACCGCGTGACGAACTCGGGCACACACAACTTCGTCGCCGACGAGGCGCGCGGCATCCTGTACGCGGCGTACTACGACGGCGGCGTGCGCGCAATCGACGTTCGCGGCGACCTCGGGACCTGCACCGCGGCCGAGAAGACCACGGACGGCCGCTGCGACCTCGTGAAGATGGGCCGCGAGATCGGCGTCGCGCTCGCCGGCTCGCCGCGCACGCGCGAGCCGCGCACGGGACAGGAGGCGCCGCCGTTCGTGTGGGGCGTGGAGCTGACGAGCGACGCGCTGTGGGCGTCGGACATGATGGGTGGACTCTTCAAGCTCCGTCCGCTCACGCGGTAA
- a CDS encoding S9 family peptidase, which produces MTSRLPRLAALPLLAALPGTALVAQTNAGAAPAPAATPAAATTVPAARRDFAPPDLKGWKTVRSAQLSNDGRWFAYQYAPNEGDAEVVLRSMADGKETRIPIGEAPAQQGFAPGAPAPVQFSGDGQWLAVTVYPKQADARRLRRERKPAQNRLVLVRTATGETREFDKIRRAQFAGDRPTHVVLQAYPADAAPTPPAPAPTGPGAPAAPARVEASDLLVHRLGTHDVLTVGSVGEFAIDDDGRWLAYTVERRDLQGNGVQLHDLTNGAVRVLDSEKALYRRLAWSDTLPQLAVLRGTVDSAASDTAYAVLGFRGFGAAGPKATVMALAGRADAPAGMRVSPDRTPRWTVQGDGLLFGLREKKAAPPKEEPDDEKPNLMIWHWKEARLQSQQQVQEQADRTFSYLAAYWPGTNRVVTLSDSTMRQVAMLPTDRWALGTDGRADERRGLLEGLPRSDQYVVDPRTGERRLAMKALRQGPVLPSPDGRRVLFFDDGHFHTLDVATLAKRNLTAGASVAFWDTEDDHNVDKPATFPVGWAKDGSAVLLSDNWDIWKVPAAGGAPVNLTRDGRTRGLRYQQRVVIDPREPGIDLAKPLFVRLFGERTKQGGLARVDAQRGGATTLVLDDAAFNPRRARDADVWITSRSTFAEYPDWWKMEHGKPTTRLTSGGGQLAQFKWSAGTRLVSYVTEKGDSLQGVLYLPADYQEGQKYPTITYIYERLTQGRHQFSHPNEVNGVSIHPGLMTSRGYAVFMPDITYKVNDPGMSAVWSVVPAVKAAIATGIVDSARVGLQGHSWGGYQTAFLVTQTNIFKAAIAGAPLTDMVSMYSSVYWNSGLANQPIFQSSQGRFTGNYLQNMEAYARNSPNRFADRVQTPLVILHNDKDGAVDFNQGITYYNTLKQLGKEAILLEYPGENHGLVQRGNLKDYQTRMVEWFDVKLKGAPAPDWIERGVPRLQMDDHLRSRKPKPEPKKEEPKRIATAG; this is translated from the coding sequence ATGACGTCCCGACTCCCCCGCCTGGCCGCCCTGCCGCTGCTGGCGGCGCTGCCCGGCACCGCGCTGGTCGCGCAGACCAACGCCGGTGCGGCCCCCGCGCCCGCCGCGACGCCCGCCGCCGCGACCACCGTGCCCGCGGCGCGCCGCGACTTCGCCCCGCCCGACCTCAAGGGGTGGAAGACGGTCCGCAGCGCCCAGCTGTCCAACGACGGCCGCTGGTTCGCCTACCAGTACGCCCCCAACGAGGGCGACGCCGAGGTCGTGCTGCGGTCGATGGCCGACGGCAAGGAGACGCGGATCCCCATCGGCGAGGCGCCGGCGCAGCAGGGCTTCGCGCCAGGCGCCCCGGCGCCGGTGCAGTTCAGCGGCGACGGCCAGTGGCTGGCCGTGACCGTCTATCCCAAGCAGGCCGACGCGCGCCGCCTGCGCCGCGAGCGCAAGCCCGCGCAGAACAGGCTCGTGCTCGTGCGCACCGCGACCGGCGAGACGCGCGAGTTCGACAAGATCCGCCGCGCGCAGTTCGCGGGCGACCGCCCGACGCACGTCGTGCTGCAGGCGTATCCAGCGGACGCGGCTCCGACGCCGCCCGCCCCCGCGCCGACCGGCCCGGGCGCGCCCGCGGCGCCCGCGCGCGTCGAGGCGAGCGACCTGCTCGTGCATCGCCTCGGCACGCACGACGTGCTGACCGTCGGCAGCGTCGGCGAGTTCGCGATCGACGACGACGGCCGCTGGCTCGCGTACACCGTCGAGCGCCGCGACCTGCAGGGCAACGGCGTGCAGCTGCACGACCTGACCAACGGCGCGGTGCGCGTGCTCGACAGCGAGAAGGCGCTCTACCGCCGGCTGGCGTGGAGCGACACGCTCCCGCAGCTCGCCGTGCTGCGCGGCACCGTCGACAGCGCCGCCAGCGACACCGCCTACGCGGTCCTCGGCTTCCGCGGCTTCGGGGCGGCCGGGCCCAAGGCGACGGTGATGGCGCTCGCCGGCCGCGCCGACGCGCCGGCCGGGATGCGCGTCTCGCCCGACCGCACGCCGCGATGGACCGTGCAGGGCGACGGGCTGCTGTTCGGGCTGCGCGAGAAGAAGGCCGCGCCGCCCAAGGAGGAGCCGGACGACGAGAAGCCCAACCTGATGATCTGGCACTGGAAGGAGGCGCGCCTCCAGTCGCAGCAGCAGGTGCAGGAGCAGGCGGACCGGACGTTCAGCTACCTGGCCGCGTACTGGCCGGGCACGAACAGGGTCGTGACGCTCTCCGACTCGACGATGCGCCAGGTCGCGATGCTCCCCACCGACCGGTGGGCGCTCGGCACCGACGGCCGCGCGGACGAGCGCCGCGGGCTGCTGGAGGGGCTGCCGCGCTCCGACCAGTACGTCGTCGATCCGCGCACGGGCGAGCGCCGCCTCGCGATGAAGGCGCTGCGCCAGGGCCCCGTGCTCCCGTCGCCCGACGGGCGTCGCGTGCTCTTCTTCGACGACGGCCACTTCCACACGCTGGACGTCGCGACGCTGGCGAAGCGCAACCTCACCGCGGGCGCGTCGGTCGCGTTCTGGGACACGGAGGACGACCACAACGTCGACAAGCCGGCGACCTTCCCGGTGGGCTGGGCGAAGGACGGCAGCGCGGTGCTGCTGTCGGACAACTGGGACATCTGGAAGGTGCCCGCCGCGGGCGGCGCGCCGGTGAACCTCACGCGCGACGGGCGCACGCGCGGCCTGCGCTACCAGCAGCGCGTCGTGATCGATCCGCGCGAGCCGGGCATCGACCTCGCGAAGCCGCTGTTCGTGCGCCTGTTCGGCGAGCGCACCAAGCAGGGCGGGCTGGCGCGCGTGGACGCGCAGCGCGGCGGCGCGACGACGCTCGTGCTGGACGACGCGGCGTTCAACCCGCGCCGCGCGCGCGACGCCGACGTCTGGATCACCTCGCGCAGCACGTTCGCCGAGTATCCGGACTGGTGGAAGATGGAGCACGGGAAGCCGACGACGCGCCTCACGTCGGGCGGCGGGCAGCTCGCGCAGTTCAAGTGGTCGGCGGGCACGCGCCTCGTGAGCTACGTGACCGAGAAGGGCGACTCGCTGCAGGGCGTGCTGTACCTGCCCGCGGATTACCAGGAAGGGCAGAAGTACCCGACGATCACGTACATCTACGAGCGGCTGACGCAGGGGCGCCACCAGTTCTCGCACCCGAACGAGGTGAACGGCGTCTCGATCCACCCGGGCCTGATGACGAGCCGCGGCTACGCGGTGTTCATGCCCGACATCACCTACAAGGTGAACGATCCCGGCATGAGCGCGGTGTGGAGCGTGGTGCCCGCCGTGAAGGCGGCGATCGCCACCGGCATCGTCGACTCGGCGCGCGTCGGCCTGCAGGGGCACAGCTGGGGCGGATACCAGACGGCGTTCCTGGTCACGCAGACGAACATCTTCAAGGCGGCGATCGCGGGCGCACCGCTCACCGACATGGTGAGCATGTACAGCTCCGTGTACTGGAACAGCGGCCTCGCGAACCAGCCGATCTTCCAGTCGAGCCAGGGCCGCTTCACGGGCAACTACCTCCAGAACATGGAGGCGTACGCGCGCAACTCGCCCAACCGCTTCGCCGACAGGGTGCAGACGCCGCTCGTCATCCTGCACAACGACAAGGACGGCGCGGTGGACTTCAACCAGGGCATCACGTACTACAACACGCTCAAGCAGCTCGGGAAGGAGGCGATCCTGCTCGAGTACCCGGGTGAGAACCACGGCCTCGTGCAGCGTGGCAACCTGAAGGACTACCAGACGCGCATGGTCGAGTGGTTCGACGTGAAGCTGAAGGGCGCGCCGGCGCCGGACTGGATCGAGCGCGGCGTGCCGCGGCTGCAGATGGACGACCACCTGCGCAGCCGCAAGCCGAAGCCCGAGCCGAAGAAGGAGGAGCCGAAGCGGATCGCGACCGCCGGCTGA
- the panD gene encoding aspartate 1-decarboxylase: MRRTLCKSKIHRATLTGADLHYEGSLTVDRDLMDAADMLAFEKVQVVNVNTGARLETYVIEGERGSGTIQLNGAAARLGMPGDLVIVISYGEYEDHELKDFAPKIVFVDAKNRRCAPHDGKELEEGRHEA; the protein is encoded by the coding sequence ATGCGCCGCACCCTCTGCAAGTCCAAGATCCACCGCGCCACCCTCACCGGCGCGGACCTGCACTACGAGGGCAGCCTCACCGTCGACCGCGACCTCATGGACGCCGCCGACATGCTCGCCTTCGAGAAGGTGCAGGTCGTCAACGTCAACACCGGCGCGCGGCTGGAGACGTACGTCATCGAGGGTGAGCGCGGCAGCGGCACGATCCAGCTCAACGGCGCGGCCGCGCGGCTCGGCATGCCGGGCGACCTCGTGATCGTCATCAGCTACGGCGAGTACGAGGACCACGAGCTGAAGGACTTCGCGCCGAAGATCGTCTTCGTCGACGCGAAGAACCGTCGATGCGCACCGCACGACGGGAAGGAGCTGGAAGAGGGGCGGCACGAGGCGTGA
- a CDS encoding HdeD family acid-resistance protein, protein MAEFLVRNWWALAARGGAAILFGAFALLFPGLTLDALVAGFAAFAFADGLLATIAALRPGVRDRRATPRREALLLQGLAGLAMGLVVALWPDPTVFVVVVLLACWALVTGVFAVIAALRLRTRLPEAWWLGAAGLASLAIGLFLGLAELLGVVAIVWWIGVHALVSGALLLVLALRLRARRLAGLATAQVGDARAPRALHEEARGARAS, encoded by the coding sequence ATGGCGGAATTCCTGGTTCGCAACTGGTGGGCGCTGGCCGCACGTGGCGGCGCCGCCATCCTCTTCGGCGCGTTCGCCCTCCTGTTCCCAGGGCTGACGCTCGACGCGCTGGTGGCGGGCTTCGCCGCCTTCGCCTTCGCCGACGGCCTGCTGGCCACCATCGCCGCGCTGCGCCCGGGCGTGCGCGACCGCCGCGCGACCCCGCGCCGCGAGGCGCTCCTGCTGCAGGGGCTGGCCGGGCTGGCGATGGGGCTCGTCGTCGCGCTCTGGCCCGACCCGACCGTGTTCGTGGTCGTCGTGCTGCTCGCCTGCTGGGCGCTCGTCACCGGCGTCTTCGCGGTCATCGCCGCGCTGCGGCTGCGCACGCGGCTTCCGGAGGCCTGGTGGCTCGGCGCCGCCGGCCTGGCGTCGCTCGCGATCGGCCTCTTCCTCGGGTTGGCCGAGCTGCTGGGTGTCGTCGCGATCGTGTGGTGGATCGGCGTGCACGCGCTCGTGTCGGGCGCGCTGCTGCTGGTGCTGGCGCTGCGGCTGCGCGCGCGGCGGCTGGCCGGCCTCGCGACGGCGCAGGTGGGCGACGCACGCGCGCCCCGCGCGCTTCACGAGGAAGCACGCGGGGCGCGCGCGTCGTAG
- a CDS encoding trans-sulfuration enzyme family protein, translating into MSDGAPKRLLHPETLAIRTQAPRTPEREHSVPLFLTSSFTFDSAEQARALFMDEIPGNIYSRYSNPNTDEFVRKIAQLEGAEDGLAFASGMAAVFASLAALLRAGDHVIASRALFGSTHQLLTQLLPRWGITATYVDPAAPAEAWEAAVTPTTKLVFVETPSNPGLDLVDLEWLGGFCRARGLTFVVDNCFTTPILQQPVRFGADLVVHSATKFIDGQGRTLGGVAVGSARLIAELRWFARHTGPALAPFNAWVLSKSVETLALRMERHCANALALATHFDGHAELESVRYPFLPSHPQHDLARRQMSAGGGIVVLVVQGGLERARRFLDALQLLTHSPNLGDTRTIVTHPTSTTHSKLSEAERQALSIVPGLVRISVGLEHVDDVIADIEQALAASAAPALRESRVEARIEVGA; encoded by the coding sequence ATGTCCGACGGCGCCCCGAAGCGTCTGCTGCACCCCGAGACGCTCGCCATCCGCACGCAGGCCCCGCGCACGCCCGAGCGCGAGCACTCGGTGCCGCTCTTCCTGACGTCGAGCTTCACGTTCGACAGCGCCGAGCAGGCGCGCGCGCTGTTCATGGACGAGATCCCGGGCAACATCTACTCCCGGTACTCGAACCCGAACACCGACGAGTTCGTGCGCAAGATCGCGCAGCTCGAGGGCGCGGAGGACGGCCTCGCGTTCGCCAGCGGGATGGCGGCGGTGTTCGCGTCGCTGGCCGCGCTGCTGCGCGCCGGCGACCACGTGATCGCGTCGCGCGCGCTGTTCGGCTCCACGCACCAGCTGCTGACACAGCTCCTGCCGCGCTGGGGCATCACGGCGACCTACGTCGATCCCGCCGCGCCGGCCGAGGCGTGGGAGGCCGCCGTCACGCCGACGACGAAGCTGGTGTTCGTCGAGACGCCGTCGAACCCGGGGCTCGACCTCGTGGACCTCGAGTGGCTCGGCGGCTTCTGTCGCGCGCGCGGGCTGACGTTCGTCGTCGACAACTGCTTCACGACGCCGATCCTCCAGCAGCCGGTGCGCTTCGGCGCGGACCTCGTCGTCCACTCGGCCACGAAGTTCATCGACGGGCAGGGGCGCACGCTCGGCGGCGTCGCGGTGGGCTCGGCGCGGCTGATCGCGGAGCTGCGCTGGTTCGCGCGGCACACGGGGCCCGCGCTCGCGCCGTTCAACGCGTGGGTGCTGTCGAAGAGCGTCGAGACGCTGGCGCTGCGCATGGAGCGGCACTGCGCGAACGCGCTCGCGCTGGCGACGCACTTCGACGGGCACGCCGAGCTGGAGTCGGTGCGCTACCCGTTCCTGCCCAGCCATCCGCAGCACGACCTGGCGCGCCGGCAGATGTCCGCGGGCGGCGGAATCGTGGTGCTGGTGGTGCAGGGTGGGCTGGAGCGCGCGCGCCGCTTCCTGGACGCGCTGCAGCTGCTCACGCACAGCCCCAACCTCGGCGACACGCGCACGATCGTCACGCACCCCACGTCGACGACGCACTCGAAGCTGAGCGAGGCGGAGCGGCAGGCGCTGAGCATCGTGCCGGGGCTGGTGCGCATCTCGGTCGGGCTGGAGCACGTGGACGACGTCATCGCCGACATCGAGCAGGCGCTCGCCGCCTCGGCCGCGCCGGCGCTTCGGGAGTCGCGGGTCGAGGCGCGGATCGAAGTCGGCGCCTGA